The following is a genomic window from Candidatus Nitrosotenuis cloacae.
CAAGTCGGGCGTAGCTTATGGTGTGCGCCAGGCACTCGACGGTCTTTCCTAGGAATACCTCCATGACCACGTTTGCCGCGCTTCCGCCGTCCTCTGGGTGGTGCTTTGCGTGCAGGATGCCGCCGACCATCATGGTCGCCATCGATCCCAAGACTATGATTATTGCGATTCTGGTGACTATCCACACCCTTGCCCAGTCGCCAAGGAATATCGTGACCCATGGGACTGCCTCGTCGTGCGCCCTGGAATACATGTTCATCACGTCGTAGCTGGAGCCGATTGCGCACATCATGATTATGACTATTCCGCCGTACAGCGTGAGGTTCGGTATGGCCTCGGTTACCATCATCATAGTGTGGCCTTCCTTCCTTAGCCGCTTTATTCGGAGCACGAACGCCCACACCAGGTGGATGATTCCCAAAAATATTGATACCTTTAGAATTGTGATTACCTGCTCAAATGTCAGCTCCGCCACGCTGATCACCCCGACAAGCCATGCGACTGGCTTTAGCGGTCCCTCAAGCAGGCCCTCAAACGGCGCCAGGTGGTCTATGTGGAAGCCAAACGCCTCGCCTGCCCCGACTCCTGCCACCGCAGCGGATGCTCCGGATATGGCAATGAGCATTCCCCACTTTGCCATCACTCCCTGGCCCTTCATCTTGAACAGCAGGCCCAGTCCCATCAGAAGCAGGCCGTGTCCCAAATCGGCAAACATTATTCCGTAGAATATAGGCCACATCAGCGAGATCATGGGGGTTGGGTCGGCCTCTCCCTTTCTTGGGATTCCCTGCGACTGCGTGATTACCTCAAATGTTCTCACCCATCTCTTGTTCTGGAACAGGGTGGGCCTGTTTTGCGCAAGCTTTGGATCCGTTACGTCCTCTATTACCGACATCCACTGCTTTGTGACGTCCTTGAACTTTGACTCCATGTTCTTTGGGATGTATCCCTGAATTACTGCAAATCTCTTGGTTCCGCCCGGCTTGCGCAGCGACTCGAGCACCTCCTTTGCCAGGTACGCGCTCTCGTGCAGCGCCAGTATGTCGCGCCTCAGCGACTTTTTCATGACGGCCACCTGCTCGTCGATTTTTTTCTGCTTTTGCCCAAGCTCTGCAAGCTTTGCCTCGATGGCAGAGTACGCCTGTGAGGGGACCTGCGGCAGTCCTGCCGGAATCACAAACGGGTTTGCGTTAAAGCCGCGGAACACCTTGAGCACCCTGTCGGAGTCGTCTGCGCCCGATATCACAATCAGTGCGATTTTGTCCTTTGACTCTAGATCGTACCTGTACATCGCAACGCCGTCCAGGGAACGGTGCACCTCGTCATATTCGGTAGAATTTATCACAAACAGGTTAGTGTAAAAGTATCTCATAAGGCCAAATCCGCCAAGATCCGCGTTGAGCTTTCTTACCACGTTGAGAGTCTCCTTGATGGTGGTGAACTCCTCGATTGCCCTTTGGGTGGTTGCGGACTCGTCTAGGGCCTTTGCTGCGCCGTCTACTATGGTCGGGCTTTTCTGCTCCAAGTCGGTGATCATGGAGCTGACCTCGTCCAGCTCGTACTGCTTCTTCTTGATGACGGTTCCCTTGAACAGCACCTCGAGTATTCCGACCTGCAGCGGGATCTGCAGCCCCTTTATGACGTCGTCCACCGTCTGGTAGAGCTTCTGGGCCCTCAAGAGCAGGTCGTCAATTTCCGGCGTAACCACGTCGTTTTCGGTGTCTATCTTGTGAAACCACTCAAATTCCGCAAGTCTTGAGACGGCTTGCGGCGACTCTGATCTGGGCAGAATTATGCTACCTAACTTTAGATCAGCTACAACCAAGTCAACTTAACGGTTGGGCGACGATTTTAAAATCTTTCCCAAACATTAAAATCCATTTGAGATTGGAGCCCAGACAATGGGTGTAGATTCTGCATTAGAGAGAACTATAGAAAAAATTCTTCACACTACAGAAGACCAGATCCTATCGAGCCTCAAGGACGCACTCAAGTCCTCAAAAGACACCATTGCAAACTCCAACTCGGCACTGGAGCAGGAATACGACAAGATTGTCGCAGAGGGCAAAAAGGAGGCCGAAAAGCTGGAAAAGCAGCTGGTCGGAAACGCGGACCTGGACTCGCGAAACAAGCAGCTCTTGCTAGTTGAAGAATCAATTGAGAGGGTCTTTGAGAAGGCAATCAAGAAGATCCAGGACACGAGCCGCGACGGCGAATATTCAAAATTAATCTCATCAATCATTACCGAGGCGATCGAGGCGATCGGCACAAAGGACGTCATAATTCAGACAAATTCAAAGGACAAGGCAGTGGTAGAGTCGCTGCTCTCCAAGTTTCCAGGTGCGACACTATCACCTGATGCGATAGATTGTCTTGGCGGAGTAAAGGTCCAATCAAAAGACAGGACAATGATTTTCGATAATACTGTTGACGCAAGACTTGAACGCCTGAAGCCTTTAATAAGGAAAGATATTGCATCAAAATTCGGAAGGTAGTTGGGATGGTAGCAAAAGGAAGAATAGTTTGGGTTAGCGGGCCGGCAGTAAAAGCAGACGGAATGTCTGAGGCAAAAATGTACGAGACCGTCTCAGTCGGAGACGCAAAACTCATCGGCGAGGTAATTCGTCTTACAGGCGACGTAGCATTCATTCAAGTTTACGAATCAACAAGCGGACTAAAGCCGGGAGAGCCGGTGATAGGCACAGGAAACCCACTGAGCGTTCTGCTCGGACCGGGAATCATAGGACAGATTTACGATGGAATTCAAAGACCATTGAAGGACCTGGCAGACAAGTCCGGCTCGTTCATCGGAAGAGGAATCACCACAACCCCAGTTGATCTAAAAAAGAAATACCACTTTACACCAAATGTAAAAGCAGGCGACGAGGTACATCCTGGCAGCGTAATTGGCACGGTCAAGGAGACGGACCTGATCGATCACAGCATCATGGTTCCACCGGACCACGCAGGAGGAAAAATCACCAAGATTGTAAGCGAGGGAGAATATGACTTGGAAACAGAGCTTGCTACCACATCTGAGAGCAAGACTCCACTAAAGATGTACCATTACTGGCCGGTAAGAAAGCCGCGACCGTACAAGAGCAGATACGACCCGACGGTGCCGTTACTCACAGGACAGAGGGTAATTGACACGTTCTTCCCAATTGCAAAGGGCGGAACAGGATCAATTCCAGGCGCGTTTGGAACCGGCAAGACAGTCACACTTCACCAGATTGCCAAGTGGGCAGACTCACAAGTTGTAGTATACATCGGATGCGGCGAGAGGGGAAACGAGATGACTGAGGTGC
Proteins encoded in this region:
- a CDS encoding V-type ATP synthase subunit E, coding for MGVDSALERTIEKILHTTEDQILSSLKDALKSSKDTIANSNSALEQEYDKIVAEGKKEAEKLEKQLVGNADLDSRNKQLLLVEESIERVFEKAIKKIQDTSRDGEYSKLISSIITEAIEAIGTKDVIIQTNSKDKAVVESLLSKFPGATLSPDAIDCLGGVKVQSKDRTMIFDNTVDARLERLKPLIRKDIASKFGR
- a CDS encoding V-type ATP synthase subunit I; the protein is MVVADLKLGSIILPRSESPQAVSRLAEFEWFHKIDTENDVVTPEIDDLLLRAQKLYQTVDDVIKGLQIPLQVGILEVLFKGTVIKKKQYELDEVSSMITDLEQKSPTIVDGAAKALDESATTQRAIEEFTTIKETLNVVRKLNADLGGFGLMRYFYTNLFVINSTEYDEVHRSLDGVAMYRYDLESKDKIALIVISGADDSDRVLKVFRGFNANPFVIPAGLPQVPSQAYSAIEAKLAELGQKQKKIDEQVAVMKKSLRRDILALHESAYLAKEVLESLRKPGGTKRFAVIQGYIPKNMESKFKDVTKQWMSVIEDVTDPKLAQNRPTLFQNKRWVRTFEVITQSQGIPRKGEADPTPMISLMWPIFYGIMFADLGHGLLLMGLGLLFKMKGQGVMAKWGMLIAISGASAAVAGVGAGEAFGFHIDHLAPFEGLLEGPLKPVAWLVGVISVAELTFEQVITILKVSIFLGIIHLVWAFVLRIKRLRKEGHTMMMVTEAIPNLTLYGGIVIIMMCAIGSSYDVMNMYSRAHDEAVPWVTIFLGDWARVWIVTRIAIIIVLGSMATMMVGGILHAKHHPEDGGSAANVVMEVFLGKTVECLAHTISYARLGIMLLVHAALLMTVNNSFHALGGSTSPAALAMIIGGNLGIMMIEGLIVYIQSLRLHLYEFFTKWYDGGAQPFKQVVPELLYNQLVWKRR